From the Planktothricoides raciborskii GIHE-MW2 genome, the window GACCAATCAAGAAGGAAAAATTGATGAGTTAGCCCATCAGTTTGTGGATACTCAAGATTTTATCTTTATTGGTCGGGGAATTAATTTCCCTATTGCTTTGGAAGGGGCGCTGAAACTGAAGGAAATCAGCTATATTCATGCAGAAGGATATCCCGCAGGGGAAATGAAGCATGGCCCGATCGCGCTTTTGGATAATAAGGTGCCGGTGCTGGCGATCGCTATGCCAGGTTCTGTGTATGAAAAGGTGATTTCTAATGCTCAAGAAGCGAAAGCCCGTGATGCTCAATTAATTGGGGTGACATCATCTAGTGATGGGGAAGCTGGGGACATTTTTAAGATTATTTTTTCCGTGCCAGCAGTCGATGAGTTGATTTCTCCACCTTTGGCGGTTTTGCCGTTACAATTGTTGTCTTATCATATTGCCGCCCGACGCGGTTTGGATGTGGATCAACCCCGAAATTTAGCTAAGTCTGTGACGGTGGAATAGTTCCATGTTTGATTAATAAAAAACCAATTTTATTTAATAATAAAGAACGGTTTTTGATTAAAATCCCGGTTTCTTCAAATCCGGGATTTTTGTTTATTGTAGCCAGAATAATTATTACAATTAAATAAAAATTATTTGAAGATAAGTTAATTTTTTAGTATAAAGGATGAATATAGAAGTACAATAGACAAGATAAAAACAATTAGATGGGAGCAATCATTTAAGTTGTATGGCTGAAGCTACTTCTATGCGCGATCGCTATTTGGGGTTAATTGAGAAGATTGTCGAGACAACCCTGAAGGGAAATATTCGCTCAAAAGAACAGGTTTATCGGATGTTAGTCCGAGACGTGACCCCAGGGACGGGGGAAATTTTTGAACGCTGTCTGAGCGAAAGACTGACAACGACTCAAGAGCAATTGAATCAGGAAATTGATGAGTTGAAGCAAGCGAAAGTGAATCGCATTTTGCGAGCGTTACAAACGATCGCGGGAGAGTGGGAACGTTGGCAGCAAGAAAATCGGGTAACGGAGGCGATCGCCCAAACCAGTCAACAAATTATCACCGCTGAACCAGGAGAGCGTTTAGGGGTTTTGTTGCGAGCGATCGATCCCAACCAACCACAACCTTTAACCCTGGAACAATTACAAGAACTGGGGAAAAATTTGGCCGCTGCTAAGATTAATCAGACGGAAACAGATCCAGAAATTGCCCAACTGGTAGAAGGGATTCAAAGGGGTTTAAAATCCTGGGAAAAATTGGCCCCGGATTTAGTGAGTTGGATTTATGACCAAGGGCGATCGCCACTGGGATTTGAAGGGACTTCAGCACAGGGAGGCCCTTGGGGGGTTTGGGCAAAACAATTAGATCCGTCTTGGGCAAAAACTTTGTTTCAAACGATTGCAAACAATCAATCAGTGATTGATTTGACTCGACAAACATCGGCGATTCAAATCAGTGATTTACTAGAAGTTACTGTGATTTTACAGTGTTTACAGCGGGGTTTAGTCACTTGGTTTGACCGACTAATTTATGATGCCAAAGTGGGGGCTAAGTTATCAATTTCTACGTTTTTAACTTTTGCGGTGATTTGGTCGCAATTGGCGAATGGGTTTAATCAATCTTCAGAAGGACGCTTATTTAGCGATGCTTGTTTTCAAGGGACGTTACAAATTTTGCGGACTTTTTCTCAGCAGTCATATTTTCCTTTATATGGCGGAATTTTTGCGTTGTTTGGGGGCGAATATTTACGCAATGCTTTGTCCTATTTAGATGAGCCATTAAGCCGAGTAGAAGGCACTGAAGAAAAAGCCCGAATTTTGACTATGTTAGGCTATTCCCTGCGCTCGTTTGGTGAATATAACCGGGCGATTCAGTTGCACCAAGAAGCGTTGGAAATTGCCCAAAAAGCCGGGGATTCTCTGTGTGAAATTGCTAATTTAAATCATTTGAGTCGGTCTTATTTAGGGCAGAAAAATTATGAGGAGGCGATTAATGCGAGTCAGCGGGCTTTAATTCTGGCTCGACAAGGAGGCGATCGCTTGGGACAGGCGAATGCTTTGGCCAATCTTGGTTATAGCCAAGTGTTTCAAGCGCGAGAAATGACACAAGTGGATGCGGATATTTATGAAACTTATGAAACGGCGATCGGGTATTTAGAACAAGGGTTACAATTATCTACAAATTTGGCGGATTTACCGGCAGACGCTTTTACTTATCGGCAGACCGAGGCACTTTGTGCCAGTAGTTTAGGCATTGCTTATGTATTATTAGATAAACCCCAAAAGGCGCTGCCAAACTTAGTAGTCGGATTTAAAGCGGCTGAATTTTCAGGAGATTTATATTTACAGGGTTTAAATTACGCTTATTTGGCTCAAACTTATTGGAGTTTGAACCAGTTTGAACCGGCGATGGTGACGGGATTTTTAGGGATGTATATGTTAGAACAAATTGGCTCTAATGAGTGGCGACAACCGGCTGCTTTGCTGACAATTTTACAAGGTCAATCTGGAGCAAATGCTTTTAATGATTTTTTGCAAGAACATCGGAAAAACTTTATTTCGGTGATTGGCGTAGATGGTTTCGATCATCTTGGGGTATTGTTAGAAAAGTATCAGCGATCGCTGTAATTTTAGTCTCCCTATGTCACCAGAAATACCCGGATTTAATCGATTAGAAAAGAAAGCTTTCCTACCTTAGAGATACCCCCAAACCCCCTTAAAAAGGGGGGGCTTTGTAGATCTAACCTGGGAAAATTAGGACAAATTTTCCTCTCTGTGTTACTTTGTGCCTCTGTGGTAAATTTTCATTAGCCTCCTAAGCAGATGAAACATTCGCTGATGCTTTTATTTTTCTGCTATTGGCTCATTTTTCACAATCACAGTAGTGCCGATTTCGACTTGTTCAAATAAGGCCACTACATCGTCATTTTTCATGCGGATACAGCCGTGGGATACAGCTTGCCCAACTAGGTCTTCATTGGGGGTGCCATGAAAGCCAATAAAATTGGTGCCATCAGTCCAAAAACCTATCCAACGAGTTCCCAAGGGATTATCTTCTCCGGGGGGCACAATTTCTCCCGTCCAGGGATGTTCCCAATAAGGATTTGCCAGCATTTGTAAAACATTAAATTGACCTGTGGGGGTTTCCCAGCCTTCTTTACCGATCGCAATTGGATAACTGATTTTTAATTCTTCATTTTCATAGAGATGAACTTGGCGATCGCTTAAAGAAATGACCAAATATTTGCTCTGAGTAATCGGTGCTGGTTCAACTTGATGCAGAGGAATATAGTTTTCTAAACTGCCTAGGGGAGGTAGTCGGACTGCGTTGTCTGCTGAGACTTTGATCGGTATGATGGGATTGACCGGCTGAGGACTCGATGCTTGAGAGAGTTGCTGGACCGACAACAAAAACATCAAAATACTAGAGGTCGCCAGCATGAGGCGTTTAGTAAGCGATTGCGATTTCGTTTTGAGTTGCCGCATCATGGGAAGATTCTTGGCCACCGTAATTGTACAAAGGATTAGATATGGAATATTATAGCGGGTCGAGCGGGGTTATGTGCAGATTTGGGATCGTCAAGCCAATCAGTTTAATTTTTCGTCAAATACTTTTCCTGATTTAAAATTTGTTAAGAAATGTTGAATGTTAAGATGATGCCTATTTTCGGCGGATTTTGCTGGATTATATAGTATATACGCTTAGGCTGTTTTTTTGTGGTTCCAGAACCGATCGCGGATGGGACTCAATGATGGTTTCTGGTAGAGAGGCAAGGAGATATGAGTAATTCTCTAGTAATTCTTTGGACTTCTAAACACCAAGCCGAAACTCTTTATGCTATTTTGTGAAGAGTCTTGTCAGTGCATCCGGTTCAAGAGACACTCGGTTTTTGCTAGAACAATTCTATAACAACGTGAAATCAGTGTCTTCGTCTATTTTTCAATCAAAATATGTGTGAGGTAAATATGCGGTTTGGAACACTGAAAGTTTTTACGGGAAGCAGTTTGTTTCTGCTGCTCTGCGCGATCGGCTCCCCTGCGAGCATTGCTCAAGAAATGCAGTTGGCTCAAAGACCGCCGATGAATCGAGCAAATTGCTCAGAAGCCTACCGAGGGAACGTGGTTCGGATTAATAATGACCGGGTGGCGATCAAAATGCCCAATGGGGAAAGAAGACTGCTGAATGTTCCCCGTACCCAACAAGCATTGCTGGGAGTAGCCCTAGGGAATGAGTTGGTGGTTTGTGAAGATGGGACGGTGACGGTTCCTGTGGAAAACATGGAAGCGATGGGTGATGATGGAGGCTTGCGCGATCGCATCGCTGAGACTTTCCGCCGTTTGGAACAGGAAGAGGCAGCACGTCGTGAAGCCGCCGCACGGGAGCTAGAACAAATGCGAATGGAGCAGATGCGAACTCAGCCCGTCCAGACTGCCCCCGCTACGACGCCGATTCCCATGCGCGAACCTGTGAGAGTGGAGCCAGCGCGACCGGCTCCCGCGCCTCAGCCAGTTCGGGCTCTGTGGTAGTTTATGTTGATGAGTGATTGGTGATTCCTGGAATTTGGGAAGTATTAATCATCAATCAGTGTAACCAACAGGTTTGGAGGGCGGACAAGATTTTGCCCGCCCTCCAAATCACAAGTAACTTATGACTTATGATAAATAATGATAAAAATCCTCGACTGTCCCCAATCAGTTTATATTATGTGTGATTATCTTTGGAAAACACATCCGTCTGGTTTAGGGAGGGGCAATGAAACATCACGCAGGGATAATTATTGGGATTAATCATTATCAATTTTTACAACCTTTAAGTTTTGCACAACAAGATGCCCAGGAATTACATCGATTTTTGGTTGAGGAGGGGGGTTTTTCGTCGGATTTATGTGTAGAAATGACGGAAACTTCACCAAATTTGGTCGATCGCTCCACCTATCCCACGAAAGCGAATCTTGGTTGGATCATCGATCATGTTTGTCGGCATCAGTTGCAACCCGGTGATGTGTTGTGGTTTTTTTTCAGTGGTTATGGTGTGACCTGGGAAGGTGAAGACTATTTAATGCTGATCGATGGCAATCCCAATGATATTCGAGAGACTGGGTATGGGATGCGATCGCTTTTAGAAACGTTAAAAAAATCCGGGGCAGAAGTGTTTGTGCTTTTGGATGTTAACCGGGCTCCGGGCTGTGTGAATGGGGAAGGAATGGGTCAACGAACTATTGAGTTAGCCAAGGAGTTGCAAATTCCCACGGTGCTTTCTTGTCAAATTGACCAATTTTCCCGCGAAACCGCTGCTTTGAAATTGGGATTTTTTACTAGAGCTCTTTTGGATGCATTGCAAACCGGATCTAAGACTCTGGAAAGTTTAGAACAGTATTTAACTAATTATCTTCCTCAATTAAGTGAACAAAATTTTCGACCGCGACAAAATCCTTTATGGGTGGTGTATCCGCCAGGGAAGTTAGCCCAAGCGGTTTTGCCGGCAGAAATTCCGGCAGAAATTCCGGCAGAAATTCCGGCAGAAATTCCGGCAGAAATACCGGCAGAAATACCGGCAGAAATTCCTTTTGTTGAAGCATTTAACCCAGAGATGTCAGCAGATATGTCAGAGGCGATCGCCCCCAATCAACCGAGTCAACCCGATGAAACCCGTGAAACCGAGGCGCAAATACCAGACAGTCAAACCTCAGAAGCAATCTCAGAAGTAATCTTAGAAGCAGCTTCAGAACCAGCCTTAGAACCAACCTTAGAACCAGCCTTAGAACCAGCCTCAGAAGCAGAAACAAGAGACGAAACAACCACGCGGGAAGCCAAGAATGAAATAGTCAGTTCCCCAAGCACTTCTGATACGGTTCCCCGTGGGAAGAAGTCACAGAGTCTTTGGGATGATGAAAGCAAATTATGGCTGCCGATGGTGGTTGTGGGGGTGGTGATTATTTTGGCGGCGGGAATTGGTTTAGCCAAGTTGAATCAATATTTGGACGAAAAAGACCCCCAAACGGCTCCGTCTGGGAACAATACCACGGAACCCGCGAATCAGTTAGTGTCGGAGGCGTCTGGATCGGGGGGTTCTGCCGCGACTCAGCCTACACCAGGAAAGATCGAGGCAACAGGGGCGGCAATAGCCACCGAACAGAGTGATAGTGAGAGTGAGACATCGCTGGTGGCAAATGGGGTAAACTTGACGCCATCGGTGACTGAGGTGAAACAGCCAGATAATAATCGGATGGTGGCGATTTCTAATGCTCAAGCCTCAACATTTTTGGCCGCTATTCAGCAAGCGCGGCAAATTCGTCCCAGCGATCCGAACTATTCACAAGCACAAGATCAAATTAAGGGTTGGAGTCAGGTGATTTTAGAGATTGCTAAAGTGCGGGCAGTTAAGGGGAATTTTGCGGAGGCGATCGCCGCTGTGAAAATGGTTCCCAATGATGCCTCGGATGTTTATGCCCAAGCCCAAGAATTGCAGGGTTATTTGACTGAGCAATTAGCTTTGAAAAATAATTATCAAAAACTGTTGGATCAAGCGGATAATAGTGTCAGGTTAGGAGATGCGTCTTCTTACGTTCAGGCGATCGCCAGTCTTCGTCAAATCAAAGCAGGACAACCCCTTTACTCTGAATCTCGGGCGCGGATTGAATGGTGGAGTCAGCGGATTTGGGAAATTGCCAGCGATCGCGCTCGTAATGGACAAATCAATTTAGCCATTCAAACTGCACGTTTAGTCCCTGAAGATAGCGCAGTTTATCCTGAAGTACAAAAAGCGGTGGAACAGTGGCAGCAGTAAACTTAAATATCTCATCCCCAATCTCATCCCCAATCTCATCCCGAACCCAACAATTTTTTAGTTAGGGAAAACCAAGATCGGCAGAGAGCAATCCGCACAATTAACGGGTTGCTTCTCTATTTATTACGTTATTACGGATTATTGATCGCTCAAAAAAGGAGGAAATCATTGACTACCCCAAACCATCAAATCAGTGAAAAATTAACAGGAAATCATTGGCATCAACCGGCGGAATGGGAACGCCATGATGCTTGTTGGTTGGCATGGCCAAGTCACGAAAAAGAATGGCTTAATGATTTGGAACCAGCGCAACAGGAATTTATCAATTTATGTTGTGCGATCGCTGGTCAACCTGTTGAACAGAAAAATCTGATTTTTTATCCCGCGACCATGCAAAACAATTACCAAAGTGAACGATTAGAAATTCTGGTCTTGAATGAAGCGGTGAAAAATACCGCCGAAAAAGCCTTAAAAGGAATTAACGCCAAATTACATCTGATGCCATTTGGGGATATTTGGCTGCGGGATATTGCCCCAATTTTTGTCAAAACTAAGCAAAAAAAATTAGCCGCTTTACGGTTTAATTTTAATGGCTGGGGTGGCAAATATATTATGCAGGGAGATGATGGAGTTGCCCGCAATATTATCGAAGAGTTAAATTTCCCCGAAATGTATTTTCCTATTTACTTGGAAGGAGGGGCGATCGAAGTAGATGGTCAAGGCACTTGTTTAACCACTCGACAATGTTTACTGAACGAAAATCGGAATCCGGGGGTGAGTCAAGAGGAGATAGAAACCACCTTAGAATCCGCTTTTGGAGTTAGCAAAGTTCTCTGGTTAAATCAAGGGTTACTTAACGATCATACCGACGGACATATTGACACCATTGCTCGATTTGTCGCCCCTGGGGTGGTGCTTTGTATGCAGGCAGTTGATCCGGACGATCCTAACCGAGATGTGCTGGAAGAAATTGCCAAAGATTTAGCCAGTTTTACCGATGCCAAAGAACGGTCTTTAGTGGTACACCGGATTCCTTCTCCTGGGAAAATTTTGAACAGATACGGGGAAATTATGCCCGCCAGCTATCTGAATTTTTACATTAGCAATACTACGGTAATTGTGCCGATTTACGGTTCTCCCCATGATCGCAAAGCTGTTCAATTAATTGCGGAATATTTCCCCACTCGTCATACAATTGGACTCTCTGCCAAAGCAATTTTAACCGGGGGCGGTGCGTTTCATTGTATTACCCAACAACAGCCCGCTGTGAGGAATTAATTAGTTTTTTAATTAGTTTTTCCCGTATGGGCGATCGGGGCAATTATTACAGCGGTTTTCAGATTACTAAACCACCCTAGGGCGAAGTCCAAGCGGTATTTAATTTAATATTTTCAGTATTGTAGGGGCGAATGGCCATTCGCCCCTACACTGCCGGAAAGATCACGCCCCTACAGGTATTTGTGGTTTACTCGCGGAGAAAATTGCTGTAAATTGCCCCGACATTGGTATATTTCCTACAAGTAAATAAAAGCCTATTCCTGACCCGCCGATCGCTGACAAATAATGGTTGACTTAACTCGCATTGGATTGGAATGGGTCAAAATCAGAAGATGGGATACAAAGGCTTAACTTTCCATGTCGAATAATCAGATGACGTTGACTGTCAAAACTAATCACACCTTTTTTCTTGAATTGTCCCAAAAGTCGGGTGACGGTGACGCGACTGGTGTTAATCGCGTTGGCAATATCTTGATGGGTTAAACGCACAATTATCCGAGTCCCTTCGGCAACATTTTGGCCGATTTCTTGCTGCAATAATAATAAAAGTTGCCGCAAACGTTCTTCGACTCTTCGGTATCCCGCGATCGCCAACATTCCTTCTACTTGTCGGAGTCTTCGGGTCAACTGGGGCAATATTTCTTTGGCCAAAGTAGGCGAATTTTCAATTTCCCCGATAGAATACCAGATTAAATAAACATCGGAGAGAGCTTTAGCTTGATAAGTCTCCAAACTCGTTAACCAGAGACTAAAACACATCCCAGAACCGACCCACCCTAGCAAACCTTCTTCCCCATTGGGATACAAGGTACTTAATTGTACAATTCCCTGACAAACGCGCCAAACTCCTTGAGATCCGGTGGGAATATTTTCGCCTTTGGCATAAAAATGTAATCGGCGTTCTTCACGATTCAAATGAGTGTGAGGGATTAGTGTGGTTAAACTAGGAGTCATAGTTTTGGGTGTTGATCTCGATAAGGTCAAGCAAACTTGACCTATATCTAACTCCACAAGGTAAAGCCCAGGTAATCTTTCGATTACCCTTGGGCTAAAATTGACAGATAGAACTTACAGATAGATCGAAAATTAATTTCGGCAACGATCGCCAATTAATTTTCCTGGGGCTGTTTTTAATCGGAGGTGTCTGATGGGCGATCGCTTTCATCCCCATTCTCTGTTTTGCCTTCCAGAGATTCCTCTGGGGTCGTATTTTCGACAGCAGTATGACTCTGTCGATGGTTAGCGATCGCTGAGTTAGGATGAAGCAAAGTTAGCCGAAATCCTTGACGAGTTTCCGGCTGAAGATAGCGATCGCGCAACGGTGCCCAATCTTGCCATAACTGATAACGAGTAGCAGCCAATTGTGCCGCTAAATTTGGCAGAACCAGGTCAAATTTTTCTCCTAACACATTGGTCAAAGTTGCCCCTAAAACTTCCGTATCTTGGATATATCCCAAAATATCTTGGATCATTTTCATATCTGCCAAATATGCCTGATAATCTGGATCGTAAAATTCCGTAAATAGGCTCATTTGGTAGCGAACCCGTTTCGCTTGCTTGCGTAAATTATGCAGATTTCTGCCTTCAGCGGTTAACGCTTGTTCGACTTTTTCCTGATCGAGTTCTATATGAAAACCTCCGTCTCCTGGAGTCACCGTTGCTCCCACCATCCAACCGGCTTGTAAGAAAAACCGATTCACTTCTGGTAAGAGTAAATCCGGCAAAACATCATAAATATCCATCACTGCCAGGGGTTTATATGTGGGTTCTTTCAACCACTGGTTTAAGCTTTCTTTAAAGTGAAAATAGCGATCGCTTTTTAGGGTTTTCTTGATTTTTTTAAAGATGGTACTACGATGTTTTGCCAAAGTTGTCAAAGCCGCCTCAAGGGTGGCGCGTTCTTTTTTCGGCGATATGGGTGCATATTGGTCGGTTAATGCTGCCATCAGCACATCCAGGTCTCTCAGTTCTCCTAAAGTTCGGGCAATTTGACCAATCTTTTTTTCTTGAGCCGGTTTTGGCAATTCTAAAGCTGGGGCAAACCCGGTGGCAGCGGAACGCAAACGGCGCATTCCCACACGCATTTGATGCAAATTTTCTGGATCTTGGTCTTTAAGGACATCGTTTTCATATTTGATGGTTTTGTAAAAATGTTTTTCAATGGCTAAATAAGCCCAGTCTCCTAATGTTTTTGCGTTGTTTTGGGTGACGTTTTTCATATTCATTAAGCGAATGGTTTAATATTTACATGATTTGACCGATATACACCGTTTTAATTAGGCTGGCTTTACCGATGATCTAGTATTTTCACCTGAACCCCTAGATTGTTTGTTAAAATTTCCCTAATTTATGACCCTGGGGCAATCTATAAATAACCGCTATTTTTACCGAAATAATCTATTGTCAGCCTCTTTATTATACCATATTATTGGCAGAATAAATAAAAAAAATCATTTTTACTCCTGGAATTTATTGATTAATTTATAGATTCAATCAAATATCAAACATTCTCTGGTTAATTAATAGCTAGACCAGAAACCTGATGCGGTCACGGTCATAATGTCGCCCGGAGCAATTTAGCCGCGATCAAGAATAAAAGCCACCTCCCGGCGCCCGTAGCGCGATCGTTTTTCCTTAAGAGAGTCTTTTTACCAATATGAGTAAGAATATCAGTGGATCCCTGGAACTGGTCATGGGTCTGTGAAAGTCGTTGTCGATCTCAGGCAGTTAAGTCATCTGCTTCAAATTTGCTAAGATGCTAGAAAATGGCGATCAGTCTACCCGTTAATCTAACTCGTTATGCTTAAAATTAGGTTAAGCTGAGTGAAATTAGCCAATTATCAACAGTTTCGAGCTTAAGTTTCGAGCTTAAGTTTCGAGGCTATTAGAGTACAAACAACCCAAGTCAGATCAGTGCCGTTGGGAAAATTGCCGCACTCTTGTAAAAACAAGGATTCACAGAAAATAACTACCGCTATTCAATAAAATTTGCTCAGAAAAAAATTAAGTATAATCTAAACTAATAATTCAAGCAAGCAATTCTCAGGCGATCGCTTAAACCTTCCCGGAAAAATCTGGATTGGCTGGATGGTTATATCAACCACTTACGGAAGCATAACCAATCAAATTAAAAAATCTTGGCTTTGACTAAGGTTCAGCATTCAATTGCAGAAAATATTCACACGGTTATTCACACGGTTAGTCCAAAAAACAGCGATCACCCAAAACAACCCATAAACAGGTTCAGACATGATCAAACAACAGTCAGAAATCTCAGCGAAGAAAGCGATCGCGCAAAAACTTTTTTCCCAAATTTCCAATCTCTGCTTCCAACTCAACCTGGATGGCAAAATTATTGGCTGTTATCTAGAAAATGAGGCGGATCTGCCCATATCACCCAGGGATTTTTTGGGGTTATCGATTTCGCATTTATTTCCCGAAAGCATTTGGCAAGAACTTTTAAAAGAGATATTCCTGATGAGTCAAAATCAGCAATTAAGAATACTGCGATATTCTTTAAATAGATTACATGGTTTTGACCCCACACCACAAAACTATGAAGTGAGATTAATTCCCGGTATGGGCAGTGAATTGTCAGAATGGGTGAATTTGAATACAACTGAACATCCTTCAGCACTCAACACCGGTGGCAAAGACTATGTGATTGCCTTCATATCTAATATTACAGAACAACAGCAAGCAATTAAAAAAATCCAACAAAATAACCAAGATTTAGAAAAGGCTCTCTCTGACCGTACTTATGCATTGCGCCTTGCTAATGAACAACTATGGGAAACAATTTTTGAACTACAAAAAGCTCAAATTGCTTTGGATATTCAAGCAGAGCAATTCAATCTGAGTAGTTATAAAGATCGAGTAGGTTTGTGGGATTGGGACTTAAAGGAAAATATAATTTACATGGATCCGATATTAAAGTCTTTGCTGGGTTATCGGGATGAGGAAATCGGCAATAATTGGGATGATTGGCAAGCAAAAATTCATCCGGAAGATGTCGATCGCCTCTATGGTGCTTTATCTGACTATGGCTTGGGTGAAACTGACCAGTTTGAAGTGGAATATCGAATGTTTCACAAAAATGGCACAATTCGTTGGTTTTTATCGAGGGGCAGCGCGATTAAGCGGGACAAACTTTTGCCCGATCGCCTGATTGGAAGTAATACGGATATTACCGATCGCAAAGCGATTGAAGAAGCTTTGTCTGAAAGCGATCAACGATTTCGCAGCATTTTTAACCAAGCCGCTATTGGCATTGCCCAAGTTAGTTTAAATGGACAATATTTGCAGGTTAACCAAAAGTTATGCGAAATTTTAGGCTATTCCGAGGAGCAATTGTTAGGGCAAAGTTTCTTAAAGTTTGTTTATAATGAAGATGTAGAAAAAGGAAAACATCAAATCAAGGCAATGGTCAGGGGAGAGATTTCTACTTACTCGTTTGAGCAACGTTATCTCCATCGAAATCGTCAGGTGGTTTGGACAAATATTACGGTGTCTATCGTCCGGGACGTTTCTGGGCAACCGAAATATTTTATTCAAGTCGTCCAAGATATTAGCGATCGCCGCAAAGCGGAATTTGCCCTGGAATATAGCGAAAGTCGTTATCGGGCGATCGTGGAAGACCAAACAGAACTGGTCTGTCGCTTTTTCCTCGATGGCACCTTAATATTTGTGAATGATGCTTATGCCAATTATTTTCATCAGTCTTATAATGAACTAATCGGCACCAGTTATTTTTCTTTACTTCCCGATGCCGAACTGCAACTTCATCAACAAAGTTTAGCGGAAATTACCCCCGAAAATCCGATTAAAACTCTGGAATATTCCCTGAATCACCCGAACGGTAAAGTTTGTTGGCAACAGTGGAATATTCGCGGTTTTTTCAGTCCAGAGGGAGACCTGCTGGAATTCCAAGGAGTCGGACGAGATATTAGCGATCGCGTGCAAGCGGAAGCCGAACGCGATCGGTTTTTTAGTTTATCTTTAGATTTGCTATGTATTGCCAGTTTTGATGGCTATTTTAAGCGGCTCAATCCCGCTTGGACGACTACCCTAGGCTACAGCATTGAAGAGCTTTTAGCCAAACCTTTTGTTGAATTTTCTCATCCCGACGATCGGGCTGCGAAATTGGCTGAATTTGAAAAATTAAAACAAGGAATTAGCAGTGCTTACTTTGAAAATCGTTATTTATGTAA encodes:
- a CDS encoding tetratricopeptide repeat protein is translated as MAEATSMRDRYLGLIEKIVETTLKGNIRSKEQVYRMLVRDVTPGTGEIFERCLSERLTTTQEQLNQEIDELKQAKVNRILRALQTIAGEWERWQQENRVTEAIAQTSQQIITAEPGERLGVLLRAIDPNQPQPLTLEQLQELGKNLAAAKINQTETDPEIAQLVEGIQRGLKSWEKLAPDLVSWIYDQGRSPLGFEGTSAQGGPWGVWAKQLDPSWAKTLFQTIANNQSVIDLTRQTSAIQISDLLEVTVILQCLQRGLVTWFDRLIYDAKVGAKLSISTFLTFAVIWSQLANGFNQSSEGRLFSDACFQGTLQILRTFSQQSYFPLYGGIFALFGGEYLRNALSYLDEPLSRVEGTEEKARILTMLGYSLRSFGEYNRAIQLHQEALEIAQKAGDSLCEIANLNHLSRSYLGQKNYEEAINASQRALILARQGGDRLGQANALANLGYSQVFQAREMTQVDADIYETYETAIGYLEQGLQLSTNLADLPADAFTYRQTEALCASSLGIAYVLLDKPQKALPNLVVGFKAAEFSGDLYLQGLNYAYLAQTYWSLNQFEPAMVTGFLGMYMLEQIGSNEWRQPAALLTILQGQSGANAFNDFLQEHRKNFISVIGVDGFDHLGVLLEKYQRSL
- a CDS encoding L,D-transpeptidase, which encodes MMRQLKTKSQSLTKRLMLATSSILMFLLSVQQLSQASSPQPVNPIIPIKVSADNAVRLPPLGSLENYIPLHQVEPAPITQSKYLVISLSDRQVHLYENEELKISYPIAIGKEGWETPTGQFNVLQMLANPYWEHPWTGEIVPPGEDNPLGTRWIGFWTDGTNFIGFHGTPNEDLVGQAVSHGCIRMKNDDVVALFEQVEIGTTVIVKNEPIAEK
- a CDS encoding caspase family protein, whose protein sequence is MKHHAGIIIGINHYQFLQPLSFAQQDAQELHRFLVEEGGFSSDLCVEMTETSPNLVDRSTYPTKANLGWIIDHVCRHQLQPGDVLWFFFSGYGVTWEGEDYLMLIDGNPNDIRETGYGMRSLLETLKKSGAEVFVLLDVNRAPGCVNGEGMGQRTIELAKELQIPTVLSCQIDQFSRETAALKLGFFTRALLDALQTGSKTLESLEQYLTNYLPQLSEQNFRPRQNPLWVVYPPGKLAQAVLPAEIPAEIPAEIPAEIPAEIPAEIPAEIPFVEAFNPEMSADMSEAIAPNQPSQPDETRETEAQIPDSQTSEAISEVILEAASEPALEPTLEPALEPASEAETRDETTTREAKNEIVSSPSTSDTVPRGKKSQSLWDDESKLWLPMVVVGVVIILAAGIGLAKLNQYLDEKDPQTAPSGNNTTEPANQLVSEASGSGGSAATQPTPGKIEATGAAIATEQSDSESETSLVANGVNLTPSVTEVKQPDNNRMVAISNAQASTFLAAIQQARQIRPSDPNYSQAQDQIKGWSQVILEIAKVRAVKGNFAEAIAAVKMVPNDASDVYAQAQELQGYLTEQLALKNNYQKLLDQADNSVRLGDASSYVQAIASLRQIKAGQPLYSESRARIEWWSQRIWEIASDRARNGQINLAIQTARLVPEDSAVYPEVQKAVEQWQQ
- a CDS encoding agmatine deiminase family protein; its protein translation is MTTPNHQISEKLTGNHWHQPAEWERHDACWLAWPSHEKEWLNDLEPAQQEFINLCCAIAGQPVEQKNLIFYPATMQNNYQSERLEILVLNEAVKNTAEKALKGINAKLHLMPFGDIWLRDIAPIFVKTKQKKLAALRFNFNGWGGKYIMQGDDGVARNIIEELNFPEMYFPIYLEGGAIEVDGQGTCLTTRQCLLNENRNPGVSQEEIETTLESAFGVSKVLWLNQGLLNDHTDGHIDTIARFVAPGVVLCMQAVDPDDPNRDVLEEIAKDLASFTDAKERSLVVHRIPSPGKILNRYGEIMPASYLNFYISNTTVIVPIYGSPHDRKAVQLIAEYFPTRHTIGLSAKAILTGGGAFHCITQQQPAVRN
- a CDS encoding Crp/Fnr family transcriptional regulator, whose protein sequence is MTPSLTTLIPHTHLNREERRLHFYAKGENIPTGSQGVWRVCQGIVQLSTLYPNGEEGLLGWVGSGMCFSLWLTSLETYQAKALSDVYLIWYSIGEIENSPTLAKEILPQLTRRLRQVEGMLAIAGYRRVEERLRQLLLLLQQEIGQNVAEGTRIIVRLTHQDIANAINTSRVTVTRLLGQFKKKGVISFDSQRHLIIRHGKLSLCIPSSDFDPFQSNAS
- a CDS encoding CHAD domain-containing protein — its product is MKNVTQNNAKTLGDWAYLAIEKHFYKTIKYENDVLKDQDPENLHQMRVGMRRLRSAATGFAPALELPKPAQEKKIGQIARTLGELRDLDVLMAALTDQYAPISPKKERATLEAALTTLAKHRSTIFKKIKKTLKSDRYFHFKESLNQWLKEPTYKPLAVMDIYDVLPDLLLPEVNRFFLQAGWMVGATVTPGDGGFHIELDQEKVEQALTAEGRNLHNLRKQAKRVRYQMSLFTEFYDPDYQAYLADMKMIQDILGYIQDTEVLGATLTNVLGEKFDLVLPNLAAQLAATRYQLWQDWAPLRDRYLQPETRQGFRLTLLHPNSAIANHRQSHTAVENTTPEESLEGKTENGDESDRPSDTSD